From the genome of Podospora pseudoanserina strain CBS 124.78 chromosome 7 map unlocalized CBS124.78p_7.2, whole genome shotgun sequence, one region includes:
- a CDS encoding uncharacterized protein (EggNog:ENOG503Q4WI; COG:S), whose amino-acid sequence MPLWSVAVRKPTGNGGRGWRSTMHNKCATALTAAILEGNVDIAHLLLKKRACPKRHPSASIDSVLPLAAAIITRNIQMAQTLLLAGAASQFWNLILNKVIKLYPTFDNGVSHAHYHRVLHRVLMAKIPRMNGSPAYHGLPPSPIYTALVHGPPEVLKALAEAGADVNSPLYPPRGTSPGISALRLCLTQRCGLQKLKILVELGAKDATDECDSPTTSISLIELAVRNLDFDRTMLLLENNLDPDPWPKSDRTALQLALFPESPKKECDDSMELAKLLCSKGVDPNLVAQKDRLTPLQQAIEHGNLEIVELLFEHHANVNKHSEPDVEFDLSATH is encoded by the exons ATGCCGCTGTGGTCGGTCGCTGTACGCAAACCCACTGGTAACGGCGGCAGAGGTTGGAGATCTACCATGCATAATAA ATGTGCGACTGCGCTGACGGCGGCGATTTTGGAGGGCAATGTGGACATCGCACACTTGCTTCTCAAGAAACGAGCATGTCCCAAGAGGCACCCCAGCGCCTCCATCGATTCAGTATTACCACTTGCTGCCGCTATCATTACCAGGAACATACAAATGGCGCAGACGCTACTCCTCGCTGGGGCCGCCTC GCAGTTCTGGAATTTGATTTTGAACAAAGTCATCAAGCTTTACCCAACCTTTGACAATGGTGTTTCCCATGCACACTACCACAGAGTGCTGCATCGGGTGTTGATGGCGAAGATTCCCAGGATGAACGGAAGTCCAGCATACCATGGActgcccccctctcccataTACACGGCTTTGGTTCACGGACCACCAGAAGTACTCAAGGCATTAGCTGAAGCCGGTGCCGATGTCAACTCTCCACTATATCCGCCCAGGGGAACTTCTCCAGGCATATCCGCTCTAAGATTGTGTCTGACCCAGCGATGCGGGCTGCAAAAGCTGAAGAttcttgttgagcttggagcAAAGGACGCAACGGACGAATGTGACTCTCCCACGACCAGCATTTCACTCATTGAACTAGCAGTGAGGAATCTGGACTTTGATAGGACAATGTTACTTCTGGAAAACAACTTGGACCCGGACCCGTGGCCCAAATCTGACAGGACTGCCCTCCAACTTGCTTTATTCCCTGAGTCACCCAAGAAAGAGTGCGATGATTCTATGGAGCTGGCCAAACTTCTTTGTAGCAAAGGAGTCGACCCAAATCTCGTCGCACAGAAAGACCGGCTAACACCCTTGCAACAAGCCATCGAGCATGGGAATCTAGAGATTGTCGAGCTCTTATTCGAGCACCACGCCAACGTCAACAAACACAGCGAGCCTGACGTTGAGTTTGATCTGTCCGCAACACACTAA
- a CDS encoding uncharacterized protein (EggNog:ENOG503PGDI): protein MTLNLTRNFLLLASIATKIGASPQRHSGWASPEPTGTKTQDGLEHLRISHKPTDAPILATSRELHRGDDDAGICGYFDNPAIPAYHCLPYETCTNIGNYRACCPKGDWCADLDSHHTACVDYTHAACLYPTPGTLCCDGEDGYGYCRQYHWSTSATPNRTFTVFACMPGKHTDVGTLLPTPPSGSSLPTESSNDPSYEDLLRFGGSTFSSTSDTPSSKSETPVGAIVGGAIGGLAVIGAVIVAILFMFFRSKKQVIEAKSGPGSSTSLSDHEQSVDLLPQQSPIARAWRPSSISYAPPLSGPGFTLPNPKATSTIVSPESEDDSLEQQQQHQPLMSMRGPMSPVNAVPVEIGKAKESPIELAETCGHYELASHPVK, encoded by the exons ATGactctcaacctcaccaggAACTTCTTGCTTCTAGCAAGTATTGCCACGAAGATTGGTGCCTCGCCACAAAGGCATTCGGGTTGGGCCTCACCGGAGCCCACCGGCACAAAAACACAAGATGGACTAGAGCATCTCCGGATATCGCATAAGCCTACGGATGCCCCGATCCTGGCCACATCACGAGAGTTGCATcgcggggatgatgatgctggcaTCTGCGGTTACTTCGACAACCCCGCTATTC CGGCTTATCACTGCCTTCCATACGAAACATGCACCAACATCGGCAACTATCGCGCGTGTTGCCCCAAGGGAGATTGGTGCGCAGATCTGGATTCTCACCACACAGCATGCGTGGATTACACCCATGCCGCGTGCCTCTATCCAACGCCAGGCACGTTATGCTG TGATGGCGAAGACGGTTATGGCTATTGCCGGCAATACCACTGGTCAACATCTGCAACACCGAATCGAACCTTCACGGTCTTTGCCTGCATGCCAGGGAAACACACCGATGTTGGCACGCTCTTACCCACCCCGCCCTCGGGCTCCAGTCTCCCCACCGAATCATCGAACGATCCCAGCTACGAGGACTTGCTACGTTTCGGAGGCTCTACATTCTCATCGACGTCAGACACGCCATCAAGCAAAAGCGAAACACCAGTGGGGGCCATTGTGGGAGGGGCTATTGGGGGTCTGGCCGTCATAGGAGCAGTCATTGTCGCCATCTTGTTCATGTTTTTCCGCAGCAAGAAGCAGGTGATTGAGGCAAAATCAGGGCCAGGGTCGTCGACATCGTTGTCGGATCATGAGCAGTCGGTTGACCTGCTGCCTCAACAGTCGCCGATTGCTAGGGCATGGAGGCCTTCTTCTATATCCTATGCACCCCCACTCTCGGGTCCGGGGTTCACATTGCCGAATCCCAAAGCAACAAGCACGATTGTGTCACCCGAGAGTGAAGACGACTCGctagaacaacaacaacaacatcaaccgtTAATGTCGATGCGGGGACCAATGAGCCCTGTCAATGCTGTTCCGGTCGAGATCGGAAAGGCCAAGGAGTCTCCTATTGAACTGGCTGAAACGTGCGGACACTATGAGCTTGCGTCACATCCTGTTAAGTGA
- a CDS encoding uncharacterized protein (EggNog:ENOG503P3A8) — MATTNHHSDRQSHTCERTTVNGNSPTTAHDDMTVPRPLHIPRHVLLLSLQSLSWFDIEYENLLHALPAESGRILKAEDPEDALEMFSHQEVANSFSAVLIADHGITFPRHSPIWHLLLKNYIRKGGRVIICCEFPCGVIPRDFDIMFSEIEGLDWKFAGCSRGEYGRAEAPGQGKDALPDVVDWNAVKLRAEGMKPGESWYSDSTGDSAAAMAKVGEGWLGYVGNVDVDGDTAMIILKMCGFDESEGGQGAYLEE; from the coding sequence ATGGCTaccacaaaccaccacagcgACCGCCAGTCGCACACGTGCGAACGAACCACCGTCAACGGCAATTCACCCACCACAGCCCACGACGACATGACAGTTCCCAGACCCTTACACATCCCGAGGcacgtccttcttctctccctACAGTCGCTCTCTTGGTTCGACATCGAATACGAGAACCTCTTACATGCTTTGCCGGCAGAGTCGGGCAGAATCTTGAAGGCCGAAGACCCCGAAGATGCCCTGGAGATGTTTTCCCACCAAGAGGTCGCAAACAGCTTCAGTGCTGTATTGATTGCTGACCACGGCATCACCTTCCCTCGCCACTCTCCGATATGGCATCTGCTCCTCAAGAATTACATCCGAAAGGGGGGCAGGGTGATTATTTGCTGCGAATTTCCGTGTGGTGTTATCCCGAGAGACTTTGACATCATGTTCTCTGAGATcgaggggttggattggaAGTTTGCTGGTTGTTCACGGGGTGAATATGGAAGGGCTGAGGCTCCGGGACAGGGGAAAGATGCATTGCCTGATGTAGTTGATTGGAATGCTGTTAAGCTGCGGGCGGAGGGAATGAAACCCGGTGAGAGCTGGTATTCTGATTCAACGGGTGATAGTGCGGCTGCGATGGCtaaggtgggagaggggtggttgggaTACGTTGGGAATGTAGACGTTGACGGAGATACTGCGATGATTATTTTGAAAATGTGTGGCTTTGATGAGTCAGaaggtggccaaggagcCTACCTCGAAGAGTAG